The Flavobacterium commune genome contains the following window.
GATGGCTTGAGGGCCAAATACCTTTTCTAATTTTACATATTCAGAAATTGGTGCCATTTGTCCGCTGTTATTTCGAACCAAAACTTTGTTTAAAGATTCCGGATCTGTTCTGAATTGTGGTTCGGATTGATACATTACACGAAATTGCTTTCCGAATTTATTAAAGTTAGAAGCATAAACTCCACCATAATAGCCTTGCATTGTACCTAAAACATCGGTAACGCTAAGCCCCGATTTTTTGATAGCTGCTACATTCAAATCAATTCGGTATTGCGGGAAATTAGGAGAGAATGAAGTAGCTGCATATTGAATTTCCGGACGACTGTTTAAAGCCGCCAAAAATTGACTGTTTACCGTACTTAATTCCTGGATTGTTCCTCCTTTTTGATCTTGTAATTGAAATTCGAAACCATTCGAATAACCAAAACCAACTAATGTAGGGCGCGCAAAGAATAGTACTTTGGCATCTTTAACAACTGCAGCACGCTTGAATAATTCCTGTACCACAGCGGTAATTTCCTGATTTGCATTTTTACGTTCGGCCCAGGGTTTTAATTTTACAATGACCATCCCGTAATTACTTCCTGTTCCACTTATCAAGCTTCGACCTGAAATACGAAGTACTTCCTGAATTTCAGGCATGTTTTTTACCTGGTTTTCAATTTGGATTAGTACTTTTTCGGTTTTTTCCAAAGAAGTTCCCGGTGCTAAAGAAACATCCGAAAGAATGGCTCCGGTATCTTCGCTAGGTACAAACGCTTTTGGAGTAGTATTAGTCAATAAGATAAAAAGTCCTGCAAAAACAACAATTCCTAAGAAAGCTAACCATTTACGCTTAACTAAAAATTCAACGGCTCTTTTGTATTTAGAAGTTGTTGAGTCGAATCCGGCATTAAAAGCAGAGTAAAAACGGTCTAAAAATCCTTTGCTACTTTTCTCTCCATGATTTTTTAAGAAAATAGCACACAAAGCCGGCGAAAGTGTTAAGGCATTGATAGCAGAAAGTACGATAGCAATAGCCAAGGTCAATCCAAATTGTTTGTAGAAAACTCCGGCAGATCCACTAATAAATGAAACCGGAATAAATACCGCCGACATGACTAAGGTAATCGAAATAATAGCACTACTGATATCGCCCATGGCACTATGAGTTGCTTTTTTAGGATCATGTTCACCGGCTTCCATTTTAGCATGAACAGCTTCTACAACCACAATGGCATCATCAACCACAATACCAACAGCTAATACTAACGCAAATAAAGTTAATAAGTTAATGGTAAAACCAAATAAACTTAAGAAAAAGAAGGTTCCAACAATAGCAACCGGAACAGAAATAGCCGGTATTAATGTAGATCTCCAGTCTTGCAAAAAGATGAAAACAACAAGGAATACCAATATAAAAGCTTCAATTAAAGTATGGATTACCTTAGAAATAGATTCTTCCAGAAAATCATTAGCATTAATTAAAGTGGTATATTTTATTCCTTTTGGGAAATTCACTACTGACTGATCCATTACTTTCAGAGAGCCTTCAATTACTTCCTGTGCATTAGATCCTGCGGTTTGAGCAATGGCAATGGCAATAGATTGGTTGCCATTAGTAAACGATTTACTGGCATAATTAACCGCTCCCAGTTCAATTCGGGCTATATCCCCCAGTTTTAATACTTCGCCATTGGGAGTAGAACGCACAATAATTTCTTCAAACTCTTTAGTACTTTGTAAACGTCCTTTGTATTTTAAAGTATATTGGAAAGACTGGTCGCCGCTTTCTCCTAATTGTCCCGGAGCAGCTTCAATATTTTGTTCGGCCAATAATGCAGAAATATCCGAGGGCACTAAACCATAAGCACCCATAACATCAGGTTTCAACCAAATACGCATGGAGTAGTCTCTCTGACCAAATATCATTGCTTCTCCAACTCCCGGAACACGTTTGATTTTTGGTAAAATATTAATGTTGGCATAGTTTTGAAGAAAGGTAATATCGTAATCCGGATTTTCACTATACAGCGATAAAATTAAAATGTTATCACTTTGTTTTTTTGATGTAGTAACTCCGGCTTTAGTAACTTCCTGTGGCAATAATGAAGCAGCACGTGCTACACGGTTTTGTACATTTACAGCTGCCAAATCAGGATTAGTTCCTAATTTAAAAAAGATATTAATTGAAGCTGAACCATCATTATTTGAGGTTGAAGTCATGTAGGTCATGTCTTCTACACCATTGATTTGTTCTTCTAAAGGAATAACTACCGAGTTCATTACTACTTCGGCACTCGCACCCTGATAATTAGCGGATACCGTTACCGTAGGAGGTGCAATTTCGGGATATTGTGAAACGGGAAGCGAAATCAACCCTAATATTCCCAGTATAACAATGATAATAGAAATTACCGTTGACAATACGGGTCTGTCAATAAATTTTGAAAACATACTCTGTTATTATTCGATGTTAGT
Protein-coding sequences here:
- a CDS encoding efflux RND transporter permease subunit gives rise to the protein MFSKFIDRPVLSTVISIIIVILGILGLISLPVSQYPEIAPPTVTVSANYQGASAEVVMNSVVIPLEEQINGVEDMTYMTSTSNNDGSASINIFFKLGTNPDLAAVNVQNRVARAASLLPQEVTKAGVTTSKKQSDNILILSLYSENPDYDITFLQNYANINILPKIKRVPGVGEAMIFGQRDYSMRIWLKPDVMGAYGLVPSDISALLAEQNIEAAPGQLGESGDQSFQYTLKYKGRLQSTKEFEEIIVRSTPNGEVLKLGDIARIELGAVNYASKSFTNGNQSIAIAIAQTAGSNAQEVIEGSLKVMDQSVVNFPKGIKYTTLINANDFLEESISKVIHTLIEAFILVFLVVFIFLQDWRSTLIPAISVPVAIVGTFFFLSLFGFTINLLTLFALVLAVGIVVDDAIVVVEAVHAKMEAGEHDPKKATHSAMGDISSAIISITLVMSAVFIPVSFISGSAGVFYKQFGLTLAIAIVLSAINALTLSPALCAIFLKNHGEKSSKGFLDRFYSAFNAGFDSTTSKYKRAVEFLVKRKWLAFLGIVVFAGLFILLTNTTPKAFVPSEDTGAILSDVSLAPGTSLEKTEKVLIQIENQVKNMPEIQEVLRISGRSLISGTGSNYGMVIVKLKPWAERKNANQEITAVVQELFKRAAVVKDAKVLFFARPTLVGFGYSNGFEFQLQDQKGGTIQELSTVNSQFLAALNSRPEIQYAATSFSPNFPQYRIDLNVAAIKKSGLSVTDVLGTMQGYYGGVYASNFNKFGKQFRVMYQSEPQFRTDPESLNKVLVRNNSGQMAPISEYVKLEKVFGPQAIERFNLFTSVKITGAPKEGYSSGDAIKAIEEVAAQHLPLGYGYEFSGMTREEISAGGQTLYIFLLCLVFVYFLLAAQYESYILPFAVLLSLPVGLAGTFIFAYFFKLSNTIYLQITLIMLIGLLAKNAILIVEFAAEARRKGLSISQAAIQGSVARLRPILMTSFAFILGLLPLMLAKGAGAVGNKAIGTGAIGGMLIGTILGVFVIPILFIVFQNLQEKISTKPLPTPIGESNIESLEEENEK